The Pelagibacterium halotolerans B2 genome has a segment encoding these proteins:
- a CDS encoding circularly permuted type 2 ATP-grasp protein → MEFSPKRARAQKMPDLIGAYRPISGVPDEMVAPDGTVKPGWLKFMSALDALGAEELTNRFQHADQYLRDAGVFYRMYDGLEQGERDWPLAHIPLLIAEDEWRGIEAGLAQRADLLETVIADIYGNNTLVREGLLPPELIAGNPEFLRPMVGIAPMSGHHLHFCAFELGRGPDGRWWVLGDRTQAPSGAGFALENRVATTRALADIYADLNVHRLAGFFRDFRNALTDMGGNGSGRVAILTPGPLNETYFEHAYIARYLGFLLVQGEDLVVVDGQVMVRTVSGLKPISVLWRRLDGDFTDPLELRQDSQIGTPGLAEAVRRGSVGFVNSLGAGILETRALGAFLPAIARSRLGSDLALPNIATWWCGGQEARAYVRDNFDALLVGPALSTLLSIDDDGGTAAIADLDPAARAALLEKIEADPKAFAAQEAVKLSTAPVYVGGALEPRPITLRVYAARTDNGWSIMPGGFARVGYALDTAAIAMQRGGQAADVWVVSEGEVEQVTLLAQSNSTIERNPSGNLPSRAGDNLIWLGRYAERCEASVRILRAYHLRLAELGREDNPLLVATRDYLEPLGIDATEAVPAGLLAIIDGAVRSASQIRDRFSPDGWLALTDLQKTARRFARTIKPGDDATRAMTVLLRKLAGFSGLVHENMYRFAGWRFLEIGRRLERGIQIAEIATWLCAPDAPEGATEMLLEIGDSVMTHRRRYGYGYGNLGAVELLISDPLNPRSVMFQLTELLAQLKELPGGQVDGQLSAAAKAALKLQTELAVIDAADVNPDMLIGVGNGLANISNLIAEMYF, encoded by the coding sequence ATGGAATTTTCTCCCAAGCGCGCCAGGGCACAAAAGATGCCTGACCTGATCGGCGCCTACCGCCCGATCTCGGGCGTGCCCGACGAAATGGTCGCGCCCGACGGCACGGTCAAACCCGGCTGGCTCAAATTCATGTCGGCGCTCGACGCGCTGGGGGCCGAGGAGCTGACCAACCGCTTCCAGCACGCCGACCAGTATCTGCGCGACGCCGGTGTGTTCTATCGCATGTATGACGGGCTCGAACAGGGCGAGCGCGATTGGCCGCTGGCCCATATCCCGCTTTTGATCGCCGAGGACGAATGGCGCGGCATCGAGGCCGGTCTGGCCCAGCGCGCCGATCTTCTCGAAACGGTGATTGCCGATATCTATGGCAACAACACTCTGGTCCGCGAGGGCCTGCTGCCGCCCGAACTGATCGCGGGCAATCCCGAATTCCTGCGCCCCATGGTCGGCATCGCGCCCATGAGCGGCCATCACCTCCATTTCTGCGCTTTCGAGCTGGGCCGGGGCCCCGACGGGCGCTGGTGGGTGCTGGGCGACAGGACGCAGGCGCCCTCGGGGGCGGGGTTCGCGCTGGAAAACCGGGTGGCGACCACCCGCGCGCTCGCCGATATCTATGCCGATCTCAACGTCCACCGGCTGGCCGGGTTTTTCCGCGATTTCCGCAACGCGCTGACGGATATGGGCGGCAACGGTTCGGGGCGGGTGGCGATCCTCACCCCCGGCCCATTGAACGAAACCTATTTCGAGCACGCCTATATCGCGCGCTATCTGGGGTTCCTGCTGGTGCAGGGCGAGGACCTCGTCGTGGTCGATGGCCAGGTTATGGTGCGCACCGTCTCCGGGCTCAAGCCCATTTCGGTGCTCTGGCGGCGTCTCGACGGCGATTTCACCGATCCGCTGGAATTGCGCCAGGACAGCCAGATCGGAACCCCCGGCCTTGCCGAAGCGGTGCGGCGGGGAAGCGTCGGCTTTGTCAATTCGCTGGGGGCGGGGATTTTGGAAACCCGGGCGCTCGGCGCGTTTTTGCCTGCGATTGCCAGATCCCGGCTCGGTTCCGATCTCGCCCTGCCCAATATCGCCACATGGTGGTGCGGCGGGCAGGAAGCGCGCGCCTATGTGCGCGACAATTTCGATGCCCTTCTGGTCGGGCCGGCCCTTTCCACCCTGCTCTCCATCGACGATGACGGCGGCACAGCCGCCATTGCCGATCTCGACCCGGCGGCACGCGCGGCGCTGCTGGAAAAAATAGAAGCCGATCCCAAGGCGTTCGCTGCGCAGGAAGCGGTAAAACTCTCGACGGCTCCCGTCTATGTCGGCGGCGCGCTCGAACCGCGCCCCATTACGCTGCGCGTTTATGCGGCGCGCACCGACAATGGCTGGTCGATCATGCCGGGCGGCTTTGCCCGCGTCGGCTATGCGCTCGACACCGCCGCCATCGCCATGCAGCGCGGCGGGCAGGCCGCCGATGTGTGGGTGGTGAGCGAGGGCGAGGTGGAACAGGTGACCCTGCTCGCCCAATCCAACTCAACCATCGAGCGCAACCCATCGGGCAATCTGCCCTCGCGCGCCGGGGACAATCTGATCTGGCTGGGACGCTATGCCGAGCGCTGCGAGGCCAGTGTCCGCATATTGCGCGCCTACCATCTGCGCCTTGCCGAACTGGGCCGCGAGGACAATCCGCTGCTGGTCGCGACCCGCGACTATCTCGAACCGCTCGGCATCGACGCCACCGAGGCGGTTCCGGCCGGACTTCTGGCCATCATCGATGGCGCAGTGCGCTCGGCCAGCCAGATCCGCGACCGGTTTTCGCCCGATGGCTGGCTGGCGCTGACCGATCTGCAGAAAACCGCGCGCCGCTTCGCCCGCACGATCAAACCCGGCGACGACGCCACCCGCGCCATGACCGTGCTGCTGCGCAAGCTGGCCGGCTTTTCCGGCCTCGTGCATGAAAACATGTACCGCTTTGCCGGATGGCGCTTTCTTGAAATCGGGCGCCGGCTCGAACGCGGCATCCAGATCGCCGAAATCGCCACATGGCTGTGCGCGCCCGACGCCCCCGAGGGGGCGACCGAAATGCTGCTCGAAATCGGCGACAGCGTAATGACCCATCGCCGCCGTTACGGCTATGGTTATGGCAATCTGGGCGCCGTCGAACTTTTGATCTCCGATCCGCTCAATCCGCGTTCGGTGATGTTCCAATTGACCGAACTGCTCGCACAACTCAAGGAACTGCCGGGCGGCCAAGTCGACGGCCAGCTTTCCGCCGCCGCCAAGGCCGCGCTCAAACTCCAGACCGAACTGGCGGTGATCGACGCTGCCGACGTGAACCCCGACATGCTGATCGGGGTCGGCAACGGGCTGGCCAACATCTCCAATCTGATCGCGGAGATGTATTTCTGA
- a CDS encoding transglutaminase family protein, translated as MLYDIRLQLDYAYDAPVSGGRHLVRVFPANLPGIQRVVAASLTVDPQPAERSEFVDFFGTRVAALAYRNAHEALEIAIAARVEVLRGDPGIDFTPTLETLHAEIAGNWDMGSLSPHHFLSPSPRVAIDPAITAYARSSVRQGISVREMAHDLCLRIHADFAYDGEATLVDTPVTEAFGLRRGVCQDFAHIMIAGLRGLGVPAGYVSGFLRTIPPAGEERLEGADAMHAWVKVWCGRETGWVEFDPTNAMFAGQDHIVIGYGRDYSDVTPIVGMLRSAGGQETTQAVDVLEVG; from the coding sequence ATGCTCTACGACATCCGGCTCCAGCTCGATTATGCCTATGACGCCCCGGTTTCGGGCGGGCGGCATCTGGTACGGGTGTTTCCGGCCAATCTGCCGGGTATTCAGCGCGTGGTTGCGGCCAGCCTGACCGTCGATCCTCAACCGGCCGAACGCTCCGAATTTGTCGATTTCTTCGGCACCCGCGTGGCGGCACTCGCCTATCGCAATGCCCATGAGGCCCTCGAAATCGCCATTGCGGCGCGGGTCGAAGTGTTGCGCGGCGATCCGGGCATCGATTTCACGCCAACGCTCGAGACGCTCCATGCCGAAATCGCCGGCAACTGGGACATGGGATCGCTCTCGCCCCATCATTTCCTGAGCCCCAGCCCGCGCGTCGCCATCGATCCGGCGATCACCGCCTATGCCAGATCGAGCGTCAGGCAAGGGATTTCGGTGCGCGAGATGGCCCATGACCTCTGCCTGCGCATCCACGCCGATTTCGCCTATGACGGCGAGGCGACGCTGGTCGATACCCCGGTGACCGAAGCGTTCGGGCTGCGGCGCGGCGTGTGTCAGGATTTCGCGCATATCATGATTGCCGGCCTGCGCGGGCTGGGCGTTCCGGCGGGCTACGTCTCGGGCTTCCTGCGCACCATACCGCCCGCGGGCGAAGAGCGGCTCGAAGGCGCCGACGCCATGCACGCATGGGTGAAGGTCTGGTGCGGACGGGAAACGGGGTGGGTCGAGTTCGATCCCACCAACGCGATGTTTGCCGGGCAGGATCATATCGTCATCGGCTATGGGCGCGATTATTCCGACGTCACGCCAATCGTGGGCATGCTGCGCTCGGCGGGCGGGCAGGAAACGACACAGGCCGTGGACGTGCTCGAAGTCGGCTAG
- a CDS encoding ABC transporter permease, with translation MKIGVVIRLAVLALLVAFILTPQSFAPLFAPLVREGTPPIYTQTTILSLTLSHLAIVGFATVLATLFAVGLAILVTRPFGEEFLPLSRAIANIGQTFPPVAVLALAVPMLGFGTGPTLVALFLYGLLPIFENALTGLTSLAPSVREASRGTGMTGWQRLSGVELPLALPVILAGIRLSAVISLSTATIGSTVAARTLGEVIIAGLVSGNTAFVLQGGLIVGALAVLIYDGFVGLEKFMARRMGGI, from the coding sequence ATGAAGATCGGGGTCGTCATAAGGCTGGCGGTGCTGGCGCTGCTTGTTGCGTTTATCCTGACGCCGCAGAGCTTTGCGCCGCTGTTCGCGCCGCTGGTGCGCGAGGGGACGCCGCCGATCTATACCCAGACGACCATTCTTTCGCTCACCCTGAGCCACCTCGCTATCGTGGGGTTCGCCACCGTGCTGGCGACGCTGTTCGCCGTTGGCTTGGCCATTCTGGTCACCCGCCCGTTCGGGGAGGAATTCCTGCCCCTTTCGCGCGCCATCGCCAATATCGGGCAGACCTTTCCGCCGGTCGCGGTGCTGGCGCTGGCCGTGCCCATGCTCGGCTTCGGCACAGGGCCAACTCTGGTGGCGCTGTTTTTATACGGGTTGCTGCCGATTTTCGAGAACGCCCTGACCGGGCTCACTTCGCTGGCCCCATCGGTGCGCGAGGCATCGCGCGGCACGGGCATGACCGGCTGGCAGCGGCTTTCGGGGGTGGAATTGCCGCTGGCTCTGCCGGTGATCCTTGCGGGCATCCGGCTTTCGGCGGTCATTTCGCTCTCGACCGCCACGATCGGTTCCACCGTCGCCGCGCGCACGCTGGGCGAAGTCATCATCGCCGGGCTGGTTTCGGGCAACACTGCTTTCGTCTTGCAGGGCGGGCTGATCGTGGGGGCTTTGGCGGTACTGATCTATGACGGGTTCGTGGGGCTGGAAAAGTTCATGGCCCGCCGCATGGGCGGTATCTAG
- a CDS encoding ABC transporter ATP-binding protein, with protein sequence MIEIDNLTKTYDGRAVVDDVTLSIPSREIVAIVGTSGSGKTTLLRMINRLVEPSAGTIRIDGRDTHDLPPYELRRQIGYAIQGHGLFPHRDVAHNIGTVPRLLGWDKHRISARVDELLEMFQLEPDQYRSRMPHELSGGQKQRVGVARALAAGPLVLLMDEPFGALDPIIRAKAQADLVEIQQRLGTTVVLVTHDMDEAIRLGDRIAVMSEGKVLQYASPEEIIANPVDDFVEAMLGSGDKAFRLLTLDHVSSVVEPGEAEGPPVDTHLSLRDAYSEMLWSQRPVLPVTRDGVPVGIVTRAALEKRAARPQ encoded by the coding sequence ATGATCGAAATCGACAATCTCACCAAGACCTATGACGGCCGCGCCGTCGTCGACGATGTGACGCTCTCCATTCCGAGCCGGGAAATCGTCGCCATCGTGGGCACCTCGGGCTCGGGCAAGACGACGCTGTTGCGCATGATCAACAGGCTGGTCGAACCGAGCGCCGGTACGATCCGCATCGATGGCCGCGATACCCACGATCTGCCCCCCTACGAATTGCGGCGCCAGATCGGCTACGCCATTCAGGGGCACGGGCTGTTTCCCCATCGCGACGTCGCCCACAATATCGGCACCGTCCCGCGCCTTTTAGGCTGGGACAAGCACAGGATTTCCGCGCGGGTGGACGAGCTTTTGGAGATGTTCCAGCTCGAACCCGACCAATACCGCTCGCGCATGCCGCATGAGCTTTCCGGTGGCCAGAAACAGCGCGTCGGGGTCGCCCGCGCGCTGGCGGCGGGGCCATTGGTCCTGCTCATGGACGAACCGTTCGGCGCGCTCGATCCGATCATCCGCGCCAAGGCGCAGGCCGATCTGGTTGAAATCCAGCAACGGCTGGGCACCACCGTCGTGCTTGTCACCCACGATATGGACGAGGCCATTCGTCTGGGCGACCGCATTGCGGTGATGAGCGAGGGCAAGGTTCTCCAATACGCCTCGCCCGAGGAGATCATCGCCAATCCGGTGGACGATTTCGTCGAGGCGATGCTGGGATCGGGCGACAAGGCGTTTAGGCTTTTGACTCTCGATCACGTCTCCTCGGTGGTCGAACCGGGCGAGGCCGAGGGCCCGCCGGTTGATACGCACCTCTCGCTGCGCGACGCTTATTCGGAAATGCTGTGGTCGCAGCGCCCGGTTCTGCCGGTAACCAGGGACGGCGTGCCCGTCGGCATCGTCACCCGCGCGGCGCTGGAAAAACGGGCAGCGCGGCCGCAATGA
- a CDS encoding ABC transporter permease yields the protein MRIDKLGVVVAALGIFALVFQSFLIFRANRIVPGETVPAWEALGPGGIALYAGLGVALLILLLKTPLAIRLGVSSLALIALAVAVGLGSSALIPEGDSYARVSPGSGVWIMVFAFALAATDALARLRLGPFARVGILIAVAAVLWGILASGLWDDLAVMREYQGRQAAFFAQLQIHLFLAFGSVAAAVLIGVPVGIVCYRIPRVRAGILGSLNVVQTIPSIALFGLLIAPMAWVGANVPGARELGIGGIGYAPAFLALFAYSLLPIVSNTVVGLDGVPRDANEAARGMGMTSGQRMTGVLLPLAFPVILTGIRIILVQNIGLAVIAGLIGGGGLGTFVFQGISQTAMPLVLLGAIPAVAMAFAAAIVLDAGVELSQGRQRAGQ from the coding sequence TTGCGGATCGACAAGCTCGGAGTGGTGGTTGCCGCCCTGGGGATTTTCGCGCTCGTCTTTCAATCCTTTCTCATCTTCCGCGCCAACCGGATCGTGCCCGGCGAGACAGTGCCCGCCTGGGAGGCGCTGGGCCCCGGCGGCATCGCGCTCTATGCCGGGCTCGGTGTTGCGCTGTTGATCCTGCTGCTCAAGACCCCGCTTGCCATCCGGCTCGGGGTTTCCAGCCTTGCGCTGATCGCGCTGGCCGTTGCCGTGGGGCTGGGATCCTCCGCTTTGATCCCGGAGGGCGATAGCTATGCCCGCGTTTCGCCCGGCTCGGGTGTGTGGATCATGGTCTTCGCCTTTGCGCTGGCCGCGACCGACGCGCTGGCCCGGCTGCGGCTCGGCCCGTTCGCGCGCGTGGGCATCCTCATTGCCGTGGCAGCGGTGCTTTGGGGCATCCTTGCGTCGGGGCTGTGGGACGATCTGGCGGTGATGCGGGAATATCAGGGCCGGCAGGCGGCCTTCTTTGCGCAATTGCAAATCCATCTTTTCCTCGCCTTCGGGTCGGTCGCCGCGGCGGTGCTGATCGGGGTTCCGGTGGGCATTGTCTGCTACCGCATCCCCCGGGTGCGGGCCGGTATTCTGGGCAGTCTCAATGTGGTCCAGACCATCCCCTCGATCGCGCTGTTCGGCCTTCTGATCGCCCCCATGGCGTGGGTGGGGGCCAATGTGCCCGGTGCGCGCGAACTGGGGATCGGCGGCATCGGTTATGCGCCGGCCTTCCTCGCGCTGTTTGCCTATTCGCTGCTGCCCATCGTTTCCAACACCGTCGTGGGGCTCGATGGGGTGCCGCGCGATGCAAACGAGGCGGCGCGCGGCATGGGCATGACCAGTGGCCAGCGCATGACGGGCGTCCTCCTGCCGCTGGCCTTTCCGGTGATCCTCACCGGTATCCGCATCATTTTGGTCCAGAATATCGGGCTGGCGGTCATCGCCGGGCTGATCGGGGGCGGGGGGCTGGGCACCTTCGTGTTCCAGGGCATTTCGCAAACCGCCATGCCGCTCGTTTTGCTCGGGGCGATTCCCGCCGTCGCCATGGCGTTCGCGGCGGCCATCGTGCTCGACGCGGGGGTGGAATTGAGCCAGGGCCGCCAGAGGGCAGGACAATGA
- the osmF gene encoding glycine betaine ABC transporter substrate-binding protein OsmF, whose protein sequence is MKLLSIIAGAAVAAALTTTAYGQVVVSSKIDTEGGVLGNIIAQMLQANDIETENRIQLGATPIVREAIAAGQIDIYPEYTGNGAFFFGLEDEDVWNDAQAGFDRVAEMDLSENGVVWLTPSPANNTWAIAVRSDVAEENGLATMSDFGAYIADGGEIVLAASSEFVTSPAALPAFQEAYGFELSSDQLIQLSGGDTAATISAAANQTSGANAAMVYGTDGGIAPSGLVVMDDDMGVQPVYAPAPIIREAVLEEYPQIEEILAPVFEGLTLEVLQDLNGRVQVGGEPAEAVAESYLTENGFL, encoded by the coding sequence GTGAAACTGCTTTCCATCATTGCTGGCGCGGCCGTTGCCGCCGCGCTGACCACGACTGCCTATGGGCAGGTCGTTGTGTCGTCCAAGATCGATACCGAGGGCGGCGTTCTGGGCAACATCATCGCGCAGATGCTGCAGGCCAACGATATCGAGACCGAAAACCGCATCCAGCTCGGCGCAACGCCGATCGTGCGTGAAGCGATCGCGGCGGGCCAGATCGATATCTACCCCGAATATACGGGCAATGGCGCGTTCTTTTTCGGTCTTGAGGACGAGGACGTCTGGAATGACGCGCAGGCCGGGTTCGACCGGGTTGCCGAAATGGACCTTTCGGAAAACGGCGTCGTCTGGCTCACGCCTTCGCCGGCCAACAACACATGGGCCATTGCCGTGCGCTCGGATGTCGCCGAGGAAAACGGGCTGGCGACCATGTCCGATTTCGGCGCCTATATCGCCGATGGCGGCGAGATCGTTCTCGCCGCATCGAGCGAGTTCGTGACCTCGCCGGCTGCCTTGCCCGCATTTCAGGAAGCCTATGGGTTCGAGTTGAGTTCGGACCAGTTGATCCAGCTTTCAGGCGGCGATACGGCGGCGACCATTTCGGCTGCGGCCAACCAGACTTCCGGCGCCAATGCGGCCATGGTCTATGGCACCGATGGCGGTATCGCGCCGTCCGGGCTCGTGGTCATGGATGACGATATGGGCGTGCAGCCGGTCTATGCGCCCGCGCCGATCATTCGCGAAGCCGTGCTCGAAGAATACCCGCAGATCGAGGAAATCCTGGCGCCCGTGTTCGAGGGCCTGACCCTCGAAGTGCTCCAGGATCTCAACGGCCGCGTGCAGGTGGGAGGCGAGCCGGCCGAAGCGGTCGCCGAATCCTATCTGACCGAAAACGGCTTCCTCTAA
- a CDS encoding GIY-YIG nuclease family protein, which yields MGGYVYIIANRRRGATYIGVTSDIIARLYQHREKQTGGHASRYNISRLVFYEVHATMPLAIQREKNLKSWRQAWKFELIENVNPHWDDLWEEIVKSPF from the coding sequence ATGGGTGGCTATGTTTACATCATTGCCAATAGGCGTCGCGGGGCGACCTATATCGGCGTGACCAGCGACATCATCGCCCGCCTGTACCAACACCGCGAAAAACAGACCGGGGGGCATGCGTCCCGCTACAATATTTCGCGCCTCGTTTTCTACGAAGTTCATGCCACCATGCCCCTGGCAATCCAGCGCGAGAAGAATTTGAAGAGCTGGCGCCAGGCGTGGAAGTTCGAACTGATCGAAAACGTCAATCCACACTGGGACGACCTCTGGGAGGAGATCGTCAAATCGCCTTTCTGA
- a CDS encoding GNAT family N-acetyltransferase — protein sequence MDLLVRLYDLPPYDYSRVSGQGATLRRALPPERGLVADWVEAHFSRHWRSEVEVGFSHQPIDVWLATDASGLLGFACGDVTARGFFGPTGVLESARGRGIGEALLFRTLEDLREKGFAYAVIGDPGPVEFYKKKLDALEIPNSKPGIYRDMLK from the coding sequence ATGGACCTTCTCGTTCGCCTCTACGATCTTCCCCCCTACGACTATTCGCGCGTATCGGGGCAAGGTGCCACCCTGCGCCGGGCGCTCCCACCCGAGCGCGGGCTGGTCGCCGATTGGGTCGAGGCCCATTTCTCCCGCCACTGGCGCAGCGAGGTCGAAGTCGGCTTCTCCCACCAGCCCATCGATGTGTGGCTGGCCACCGACGCCTCGGGCCTTCTGGGCTTTGCCTGCGGCGACGTTACGGCGCGCGGTTTCTTCGGCCCGACCGGCGTGCTCGAATCCGCGCGCGGGCGGGGGATCGGGGAGGCGCTGCTGTTCAGAACGCTCGAGGATCTGCGCGAGAAGGGCTTCGCCTACGCGGTGATCGGCGATCCGGGACCTGTCGAATTCTACAAAAAGAAACTCGACGCGCTCGAAATCCCCAATTCCAAACCGGGCATCTACAGGGACATGCTGAAATAG
- a CDS encoding ABC transporter ATP-binding protein — protein sequence MSDTPLLEIDNASKVFHLKPMFGAAKEVVAMRNVSLSIQKGRALAIVGESGSGKSTIGRAVTRLFRLSEGEVRFKGRNIADIHGRSEELAYSQAVQMVFQDPFAALNPAHTIRHHLERPLKLHKKLGGSGLADAVRGVLADVELDPAVTLEKYPHELSGGQRQRVNLARALAVGAELIVADEPTSMLDVSIRKSVLGLMQRMKKERGITFLYITHDIATAHYLAEDTAVMFGGQVVEWGPSESVISNPQHAYTKVLLSAVPDPNVRFVADADGGKAFAQNIEKVRALARRPAGLPVEVEPGHFVRHRFQDMDAA from the coding sequence ATGTCCGACACACCGCTTCTCGAAATCGACAATGCGTCGAAAGTCTTTCATCTCAAGCCCATGTTCGGCGCGGCCAAGGAGGTCGTTGCCATGCGCAATGTCTCGCTGTCGATCCAGAAGGGCAGGGCGCTCGCCATCGTGGGGGAGTCCGGCTCGGGCAAATCGACAATCGGGCGCGCCGTCACCCGGTTGTTTCGGCTCTCGGAAGGCGAGGTTCGCTTCAAGGGCCGCAATATCGCCGATATTCACGGCCGGTCCGAGGAACTCGCCTATTCGCAGGCGGTGCAGATGGTGTTTCAGGACCCGTTTGCCGCGCTCAATCCGGCTCACACCATCCGCCACCATCTCGAACGCCCCCTCAAACTGCACAAAAAACTCGGCGGCAGCGGGTTGGCGGATGCGGTGCGGGGGGTATTGGCCGATGTGGAACTGGACCCCGCCGTGACGCTGGAAAAATATCCCCACGAGCTTTCGGGCGGCCAGCGCCAGCGGGTCAATCTGGCACGGGCACTGGCGGTCGGGGCCGAACTGATCGTTGCGGACGAGCCGACCTCCATGCTCGACGTTTCGATCCGCAAATCGGTGCTGGGGTTGATGCAGCGCATGAAAAAAGAACGCGGCATCACCTTCCTCTATATCACCCACGATATCGCGACCGCCCATTATCTTGCCGAGGATACGGCGGTGATGTTCGGCGGGCAGGTGGTCGAATGGGGGCCGTCGGAGAGCGTGATTTCCAATCCCCAACACGCCTATACCAAGGTGCTGCTCTCGGCTGTCCCCGATCCCAATGTCCGGTTCGTCGCCGATGCGGATGGCGGCAAGGCGTTTGCTCAGAACATCGAAAAGGTGCGGGCTCTGGCACGCAGGCCCGCGGGCTTGCCGGTCGAGGTCGAGCCGGGGCATTTTGTGCGCCACAGATTCCAGGACATGGACGCCGCCTGA
- a CDS encoding ABC transporter ATP-binding protein: MSALVSVRGLQVDYLTGKGLFTAVRNVDFDIGQGEVMGLAGESGCGKSTIAFSLMRLHRPPAIISKGTITIDGTDVLAMPAAKLEKWRWSSVSMVFQSAMNSLNPVLTLFEQFRDMLARHTGLSRPEIRARAEELLALVGIPAARLDDYPHQLSGGMRQRVVLAMALALNPKLIVMDEPTTALDVVVQREILQEIMALKARFGFSILFITHDLALMSQFADRIAVMLEGEIVEHASTASIVSDPQHDYTRKLWDAMPKIAVREAS; this comes from the coding sequence ATGAGCGCTCTGGTTTCGGTTCGCGGATTGCAGGTCGATTATCTCACCGGCAAGGGGCTGTTCACCGCCGTCAGGAACGTCGATTTCGACATCGGGCAGGGCGAGGTCATGGGGCTGGCCGGAGAGTCGGGCTGCGGGAAATCGACGATCGCGTTTTCGCTCATGCGCCTGCATCGCCCGCCCGCCATCATCTCCAAAGGCACCATCACGATCGATGGCACCGACGTTCTCGCCATGCCGGCGGCAAAGCTTGAAAAATGGCGCTGGTCGTCGGTGTCCATGGTGTTCCAGAGCGCCATGAATTCGCTCAATCCGGTGCTGACCCTGTTCGAGCAGTTCCGCGATATGCTGGCGCGGCACACTGGCCTTTCACGGCCGGAAATCCGGGCGCGGGCCGAAGAGCTGTTGGCTCTGGTCGGCATCCCTGCCGCACGGCTCGACGATTATCCGCACCAGCTTTCGGGCGGCATGCGCCAACGGGTCGTTCTGGCCATGGCGCTGGCGCTCAATCCCAAGCTGATTGTCATGGATGAGCCCACCACGGCGCTCGATGTGGTGGTGCAGCGCGAAATCCTGCAGGAAATCATGGCGCTCAAGGCCCGGTTCGGGTTCTCCATCCTGTTCATCACCCACGATCTGGCGCTCATGAGCCAGTTTGCCGACCGGATCGCGGTGATGCTGGAGGGCGAGATCGTCGAACACGCTTCGACCGCCTCCATCGTTTCCGACCCGCAGCACGACTACACGCGCAAACTCTGGGATGCGATGCCCAAAATAGCCGTGAGGGAGGCAAGCTGA
- a CDS encoding ABC transporter permease — protein MFETFKVFLRNRKAAIGLVIVLAYVAVAIFGPMILSADPMGRVGRPHTPPDAETLMGTTRMGRDVFAQLIYGTRTSLAVGFFAGLLVVVIGTVLGIAAGYFGGLIDEIINFCTNVVLVIPQLPLLLVIAAFVGQTSPFVIAIIIGVTSWAWGARVTRAQTMTLRQREYIQASELIGEPAHRMIFVELLPNLLSIIGFNFIGSVTYTIITQATLEFLGLGNPMSVSWGTMLYHAQNSSAITVGAWWEVLAPAVAVAGIGIGLSLLNFGVDEISNPRLRTLGTIAAAAKAQEKLDRQRAAGKLEAAQ, from the coding sequence ATGTTTGAAACCTTCAAAGTCTTCCTGCGCAACCGCAAGGCGGCCATCGGCCTTGTTATCGTCCTCGCCTATGTCGCCGTCGCCATTTTCGGACCGATGATCCTTAGTGCAGACCCGATGGGCCGGGTGGGACGTCCCCACACGCCGCCCGATGCCGAAACGCTGATGGGCACGACGCGCATGGGCCGCGATGTCTTTGCGCAATTGATCTATGGCACGCGCACCTCGCTGGCCGTCGGGTTCTTCGCCGGGCTGCTGGTCGTCGTCATCGGCACCGTTCTGGGGATCGCCGCGGGCTATTTCGGCGGGCTGATCGATGAGATCATCAATTTCTGCACCAATGTCGTCCTCGTCATCCCCCAGCTTCCGTTGCTGCTGGTCATCGCGGCCTTTGTGGGCCAGACCTCGCCTTTCGTCATCGCCATCATCATTGGCGTCACCTCATGGGCGTGGGGGGCACGCGTCACGCGCGCCCAGACGATGACGTTGCGGCAACGCGAATATATCCAGGCGTCCGAGTTGATCGGCGAACCGGCCCATCGGATGATCTTTGTGGAATTGCTGCCCAATCTGCTCTCGATCATCGGGTTCAATTTCATCGGCTCGGTGACCTACACGATCATCACCCAGGCAACGCTCGAATTCCTTGGCCTTGGCAATCCCATGTCGGTTTCGTGGGGCACCATGCTCTATCACGCGCAAAATTCCTCGGCGATCACCGTGGGGGCGTGGTGGGAGGTGCTGGCGCCCGCCGTCGCGGTGGCCGGTATCGGCATCGGGCTTTCGCTGCTTAATTTCGGGGTCGATGAAATCTCCAATCCACGCCTGCGCACGCTCGGCACCATTGCGGCGGCGGCAAAGGCACAGGAAAAGCTCGACCGCCAGCGCGCGGCGGGCAAGCTGGAGGCGGCACAATGA